Part of the Yersinia hibernica genome, CAAACCGTTTTCCGCCCCACTAAACTGTGATGCAGATCACTTTAAATGATGTTACGGCCAGCTGTTACCACTTACGTGAGCGGCATCGCCTTGAGAACAGAAAAATACCACTAGTTAAGATGACTTTGCCCACTAATGGACAGTGATTTCGGTTAACTTATTGATAATAATATAACTAAATAATTGAAAGCATGATTGTTATGTCATTTTTAACCTGTAACATGCTTTTCATTACCGCTGCTAACAGTGCATAATCATCTTATTCATTTCGCACTCTTGTTCTAGGTATATGCCATGAAAAACCAGCGTGTTACGTTACAGGATATCGCGTTACTCGCCGGCGTGACCAAAATGACCGTCAGCCGCTACCTGCGCACGCCGGAAAAAGTGGCCCCCGAAACTGGCGAACGCATTGCCCAAGTCATGGCTGAAGTTAATTACAGTGCTGATTTAGACGGGGAAAGCAACCTTAACCAAAAAAGCCCAAGAATTGGCATCTTAGTTCCCTCCTTTAATAACCAAATTTTCTCCGACTTGCTGGCGGGTATCGAGTCTGTGACGGCTGCCAGTGGCTACCAGACATTGGTGGTCAACTATAACTACAGTAAAGAACGTGAAGAAGAACAAATCGTTAACCTGCTTTCTTGTCAAATTTCCGGGATAATACTCACCGATTCTGAGCATACTTTACGGGCGGATAAGTATTTGAATGCTGCAGAACTTCCAGTGGCACAAGTGATGGACTTAGAGCCACAGTCCAATCGTATTACTGTGGGATTTAATAATTATCAGGCGGCCTATGACATGACGGCGACATTGTTGGCGAGTGGAAAACAAAATGTTGTCTATTTTGGCTCCATGTCTGATGTACGAGATCGCAAGCGTTATCAAGGATATAGCCAAGCAATGAGTGATGCAGGTTTTGCGCCACTGCATATTACGCCGAACAAAGTCTCATCAGTTTCTATTGGTGCCGGTATGTTGGCATTGGCACGACAAATGTATCCTCAAGTTGATGCTATTTTCTGTACCAATG contains:
- a CDS encoding substrate-binding domain-containing protein, with translation MKNQRVTLQDIALLAGVTKMTVSRYLRTPEKVAPETGERIAQVMAEVNYSADLDGESNLNQKSPRIGILVPSFNNQIFSDLLAGIESVTAASGYQTLVVNYNYSKEREEEQIVNLLSCQISGIILTDSEHTLRADKYLNAAELPVAQVMDLEPQSNRITVGFNNYQAAYDMTATLLASGKQNVVYFGSMSDVRDRKRYQGYSQAMSDAGFAPLHITPNKVSSVSIGAGMLALARQMYPQVDAIFCTNDDMAVGVLQECLKLGLAVPAEMAISGFHGLDIGQATTPVLASVTTPRFEMGKVAAEILIKKIKKIPTIEQVDLHYRISLGGTI